From the genome of Hyphobacterium sp. CCMP332:
GAAATTCTTGGCGTGGCCATCTGTGTTGGCAATGCAGGCGTTAAAAATGACCCGGTCACGCAGTTCCAGGCGATCCCGGATACGATTGCTGCTGAAACGGTCGACGACGCGGAAGAGGTCGCTGAGTTTCGGCCCGCCATGCGCCTCATATTTCTGCAACGGCGAATAGCCGAGCGCCTGTGCGGCGTCTTCCTGATGCAGTCGCGTGACAGAATTGGAATCTTGCAGAACGCGATCATAGCGTTTGACCAGCAAATATGGGTGCTGAAGCGCTTTTCCTACCTCCACGTCCGCAACGTCCAGACCAATGGCTTTGGCAAGTCGCATGCAGAGCGCTTCATTTTCGACTGACGCATAGAGGTGGGTCTCTGGCTTCAATATGTGGGTGGAAGCGGCACCGTTCAGAGGCAGGCGAATTTGGCCATCAATTCGCGCGATTACCATTTTCGACTGTGCGCCGGCGAGGGAGAGCCCGACATCTTCATTTCCCGCCAGTAGTGGGCGCGCCGGTAGCTGATCGATATCGGCTGCGAGCTCTTCTTCGCTTCTCGCAAGGTATTTGCCGGCGGCTTCGGGGCCGCCGATCGACAAGGCCCCCGCAGTTTCCCGCCCGGTTTTTTTGAGCAGAGTGTATAGATCCGCCGGATGCGACCGGTTCAACCGCGCAAATGCGCGAAGTTGATCTTCTTCGGGCAGAAGATTGGCAAACCAGTTTGTTGCGATCTCTGAATCCGGTTCCGTGAGCGTAACGGGAAGGCTGGCTGAAACGGGAAACGGGTCTTCCTCGTCCAACCATGACGGATTGTAGCGAAAATTGATATTCGCGCCTTCGCCGGTGATTGTGCCGACCTGGCGGG
Proteins encoded in this window:
- a CDS encoding type II toxin-antitoxin system HipA family toxin gives rise to the protein MIPVYYETRQVGTITGEGANINFRYNPSWLDEEDPFPVSASLPVTLTEPDSEIATNWFANLLPEEDQLRAFARLNRSHPADLYTLLKKTGRETAGALSIGGPEAAGKYLARSEEELAADIDQLPARPLLAGNEDVGLSLAGAQSKMVIARIDGQIRLPLNGAASTHILKPETHLYASVENEALCMRLAKAIGLDVADVEVGKALQHPYLLVKRYDRVLQDSNSVTRLHQEDAAQALGYSPLQKYEAHGGPKLSDLFRVVDRFSSNRIRDRLELRDRVIFNACIANTDGHAKNFSFLIDQDYKLAPAYDLQTAAPYSNITHNMAIKIGQKRNYRYINRQSWIAFADDCGLAPASTVRRVSYIAATILEKIAAESDKLVAEGQAARAGTDYICSEIVDQTNRILKNLNADQSAGSA